The Streptomyces sp. Je 1-332 genome has a window encoding:
- a CDS encoding asparagine synthase-related protein, with protein sequence MRWLVGWSSTAAKPSVVGSAGATGENGETVHPVGSQLLWGDPDPLWAVGDWRADEVRTVQADAQTRIAVLGTCGASDEELRVGLFAARGGALRHLTAWSGSYTAVVQIGRRVMVAGDLAGARPVFYTPWAAGTAYATAALPLADLIEAHLDIGHLAALLAAPDVPEALQDSTPYQGVRRVPPGHALILRAGAREIAGYEHVASLAVAAPAADATAAVDGVRDALVEAVRARLGAPRHVPGASEVDPGPVPGMGPAERRAARGMPVPGIGADLSGGPASGTLALLAAGLPGMPGTVLGHGTGAGERLLAVTFNDLAINGREAELERAGAIAANPRLHHVVVAAGEEALPYADLDGPLTDEPSATLVTAQRHRARLSSGSADHFTGYGARQVLDAHPARLADLLMDRRRRHLVRPVAALAKADGSPGSVMVPARVYGAARKLSRMSYRAGVDSLAERLLQRRFDEPGGAVGASLAALAWARPGPAARWLTGEALAEVSVRLQDMTGRPGAGPGQRPGEFRARAALARHAADLRVLEQAAEVRFQRLHAPFLDNQVVRACRALPVALRVQPGARAAILRTVLEGAGVAELPSGWGAPSHASSQAAARTGLRVAVDDLLSLFDTPLLAQAGLVEARVVRKALRAAAEGEPLPLDGLADLVSTELWLRRLLSRRGTCWTGTPARQRAVPTGSVAPQRGALGAGR encoded by the coding sequence ATGCGGTGGTTGGTGGGGTGGAGCAGCACTGCCGCGAAGCCTTCGGTGGTGGGCTCGGCCGGGGCCACCGGTGAGAACGGCGAGACCGTTCACCCCGTGGGCTCCCAACTCCTCTGGGGTGACCCGGATCCGCTGTGGGCGGTGGGTGACTGGCGCGCGGACGAGGTGCGCACGGTGCAGGCCGACGCGCAGACGCGCATCGCGGTGCTCGGCACCTGCGGGGCGAGCGACGAGGAGCTCAGGGTCGGTCTGTTCGCTGCCCGGGGCGGCGCCCTGCGGCACCTGACCGCGTGGTCCGGGAGCTACACCGCGGTGGTCCAGATCGGGCGGCGCGTCATGGTCGCCGGCGACCTCGCGGGCGCGCGCCCCGTCTTCTACACCCCCTGGGCCGCGGGCACCGCCTACGCGACGGCCGCGCTGCCGCTCGCCGACCTCATCGAGGCCCACCTGGACATCGGCCACCTCGCGGCGCTCCTGGCGGCGCCCGATGTGCCGGAGGCGCTGCAGGACTCGACGCCCTACCAGGGCGTGCGCCGTGTGCCACCGGGGCACGCGCTGATCCTGCGCGCGGGCGCCAGGGAGATCGCCGGGTACGAGCACGTGGCGTCCCTCGCGGTCGCCGCGCCCGCCGCCGATGCCACCGCCGCGGTGGACGGCGTCCGTGACGCCCTCGTGGAGGCCGTACGCGCACGGCTCGGCGCACCGCGGCACGTCCCCGGAGCCTCGGAGGTCGACCCCGGGCCCGTGCCCGGCATGGGTCCCGCCGAACGGCGCGCGGCGCGCGGGATGCCGGTGCCCGGCATCGGCGCCGACCTCTCCGGGGGGCCCGCGTCCGGCACGCTCGCGCTGCTCGCGGCGGGCCTCCCGGGGATGCCCGGTACGGTCCTCGGGCACGGCACGGGCGCGGGGGAGCGGCTCCTCGCCGTCACGTTCAACGACCTCGCGATCAACGGCCGCGAGGCCGAGCTGGAGCGTGCGGGCGCCATCGCGGCCAATCCCCGCCTGCATCACGTGGTGGTCGCCGCCGGTGAAGAGGCCCTCCCGTACGCGGACTTGGACGGCCCTCTGACGGACGAGCCGAGCGCCACCCTCGTCACGGCCCAGCGCCACCGTGCGCGGCTCTCCTCGGGCAGCGCGGACCACTTCACGGGGTATGGCGCGCGGCAGGTGCTCGACGCGCATCCGGCGCGCCTCGCCGACCTCCTGATGGACCGCAGACGGCGCCATCTGGTGCGTCCTGTCGCTGCGTTGGCGAAGGCGGACGGCTCCCCGGGCTCCGTCATGGTCCCCGCGCGCGTGTACGGCGCCGCGCGCAAGCTCTCCCGGATGTCCTACCGCGCGGGCGTCGACTCGCTCGCCGAGCGTCTCCTCCAGCGCCGCTTCGACGAGCCGGGCGGGGCGGTGGGGGCGTCCCTCGCCGCTCTCGCGTGGGCGAGACCGGGGCCCGCGGCGCGGTGGCTCACGGGCGAGGCCCTCGCTGAAGTATCGGTTCGTCTCCAGGACATGACCGGGCGTCCCGGCGCGGGGCCCGGTCAGCGCCCCGGGGAGTTCCGTGCCCGCGCGGCACTCGCCCGGCACGCGGCCGACCTGCGCGTCCTGGAACAGGCCGCCGAGGTCCGCTTCCAGCGCCTGCACGCGCCCTTCCTGGACAACCAGGTGGTCCGGGCCTGCCGCGCACTCCCCGTCGCCCTGCGCGTCCAGCCGGGGGCGCGCGCGGCGATCCTGCGTACGGTCCTCGAAGGCGCCGGAGTGGCCGAACTGCCGTCCGGCTGGGGCGCTCCGTCCCACGCGTCGTCCCAGGCGGCGGCGCGGACGGGCCTGCGAGTGGCGGTGGACGACCTGCTGTCCCTCTTCGACACGCCCCTGCTCGCCCAGGCGGGCCTGGTGGAGGCCCGCGTGGTCCGCAAGGCGCTGCGGGCGGCGGCAGAGGGAGAACCACTGCCCCTGGACGGCCTGGCGGACCTGGTCTCCACGGAGCTGTGGCTGCGCCGCCTGCTGTCCCGCCGGGGGACGTGCTGGACGGGCACGCCCGCGCGGCAGAGAGCTGTCCCTACGGGGAGCGTCGCGCCGCAGAGGGGGGCTCTGGGGGCGGGGCGGTAG